A region of Rhizorhabdus wittichii RW1 DNA encodes the following proteins:
- a CDS encoding TonB-dependent receptor (PFAM: TonB-dependent receptor; TonB-dependent receptor, plug) → MKKLLLASAALAGLTTPLHAQDAPPAADDAAQFESPRANSEIIVTARRRQETAQEVPLAISVVGANQIESTGNFNILKLQQLAPTLQVYSSNPRNTSVNIRGLGVPFGLTSDGFEQGVGIYVDDVYNSRVAAAVFDFLDVNQVEVLRGPQGTLYGKNTTAGAINITTNQPTFDFEGRAEVTAGNLEFKQAKAAVSGPLSDKVAVRVAGGVTSRRGTLYNVTTGQYINEQDNLGVRGTLLFKPSDDLKITLSGDYSKQDPLGYGTTFVRVGRTQRALSRQYDALVAAANAAGRNYQVPSRNPYDRLTDLDSSLNAGNKIGGVSLKAVWDAGIGTFTSITAWRFWDWKPENDRDFTGLSVVAKSQNPSQQDQYSQEFRYNYEGEKIDFVVGLFGFKQRIDTQGTESQGIDASRWSLTGAQANDPSILDGLTATNTQYLKSTSAAAFGQLAWKVTDALTIQPGVRLNYDKKSGFYERVVTNGAGQVISCTPAPAAGTALAAQCGVYQPQSTSPSVSKWNFSYDLNVNYKFAPGILGYATYAKSFKTVGINQNGLPLTAANVPDLSASTVKPESVHHFEVGLKTQFWDRRATFNISAFRTDIKNFQATVNGGQFGTVRGYLANAGKVRSQGVETDFRINPSERFLAYVSGAYTDAKYKKFDNAPCPPELSGGTLQPAGATPDYSQPGVPGALSPRQCDISGQRLPGVSRWSASFGAEANIPVALLANEGQAYIGTDGNYRSHWNSNASPSVYTEVKGYIVTNFRAGFRTERFDVFGWVRNAFDKKYIDLLQVAPGNVGLIAGTLGDQRTWGATVKAKF, encoded by the coding sequence ATGAAGAAACTGCTCCTGGCGAGCGCCGCACTGGCCGGCCTCACCACTCCGCTCCATGCGCAGGACGCGCCGCCTGCGGCCGACGACGCCGCGCAGTTCGAATCGCCGCGCGCGAACAGCGAGATCATCGTCACCGCGCGCCGCCGGCAGGAGACCGCGCAGGAAGTGCCGCTGGCGATCTCGGTGGTCGGCGCCAACCAGATCGAGAGCACCGGCAACTTCAACATCCTGAAGCTGCAGCAGCTCGCGCCGACGCTGCAGGTCTATTCGTCCAACCCGCGCAACACCTCGGTCAACATCCGCGGCCTCGGCGTTCCGTTCGGCCTGACCAGCGACGGCTTCGAGCAGGGCGTCGGCATCTATGTCGACGACGTCTACAACTCGCGCGTCGCCGCCGCCGTGTTCGATTTCCTCGACGTGAACCAGGTCGAGGTGCTGCGCGGTCCGCAGGGCACGCTCTACGGCAAGAACACCACCGCCGGCGCCATCAACATCACCACCAACCAGCCGACCTTCGATTTCGAGGGCCGCGCCGAGGTGACGGCCGGCAACCTGGAGTTCAAGCAGGCCAAGGCCGCCGTGTCGGGTCCGCTGTCCGACAAGGTCGCGGTGCGCGTCGCCGGTGGCGTGACCTCGCGCCGCGGCACGCTCTACAACGTCACCACCGGGCAATATATCAACGAGCAGGACAATCTCGGCGTGCGCGGCACCCTGTTGTTCAAGCCCAGCGACGACCTCAAGATCACCCTGTCGGGCGACTACAGCAAGCAGGACCCCCTGGGCTACGGCACCACCTTCGTCCGCGTCGGCCGGACCCAGCGCGCCCTCTCCCGCCAATATGACGCGCTCGTCGCCGCCGCCAACGCCGCCGGCCGCAATTATCAGGTGCCGAGCCGCAATCCCTATGACCGCCTGACCGATCTCGACTCCAGCCTCAATGCCGGCAACAAGATCGGCGGCGTGTCGCTCAAGGCGGTCTGGGATGCCGGCATCGGCACCTTCACCTCGATCACCGCCTGGCGCTTCTGGGATTGGAAGCCGGAGAACGACCGCGACTTCACCGGCCTGTCGGTCGTCGCCAAGTCGCAGAACCCGTCGCAGCAGGATCAGTACAGCCAGGAATTCCGCTATAATTACGAGGGCGAGAAGATCGACTTCGTCGTCGGCCTGTTCGGCTTCAAGCAGCGCATCGACACCCAGGGCACCGAATCCCAGGGCATCGACGCCAGCCGCTGGAGCCTCACCGGCGCCCAGGCGAACGATCCGAGCATCCTCGACGGCCTGACCGCCACCAACACGCAATATCTCAAGAGCACCAGCGCGGCGGCCTTCGGCCAGCTCGCCTGGAAGGTGACCGACGCCCTGACCATCCAGCCGGGCGTCCGCCTGAACTACGACAAGAAGAGCGGCTTCTATGAGCGCGTCGTCACCAACGGCGCGGGCCAGGTGATCAGCTGCACCCCGGCTCCGGCGGCGGGCACCGCCCTGGCGGCCCAGTGCGGCGTGTATCAGCCGCAGTCGACCAGCCCGTCGGTGAGCAAGTGGAACTTCAGCTATGATCTGAACGTGAACTACAAGTTCGCGCCCGGCATCCTCGGCTACGCCACCTATGCGAAGAGCTTCAAGACCGTCGGCATCAACCAGAACGGCCTGCCGCTCACCGCGGCCAACGTGCCCGATCTCTCGGCGAGCACGGTGAAGCCGGAATCGGTCCATCACTTCGAAGTCGGCCTCAAGACCCAGTTCTGGGATCGCAGGGCCACCTTCAACATCAGCGCCTTCCGCACCGACATCAAGAATTTCCAGGCGACCGTGAACGGCGGTCAGTTCGGCACGGTGCGCGGCTATCTCGCCAACGCCGGCAAGGTCCGGTCGCAGGGCGTCGAGACCGACTTCCGCATCAATCCCAGCGAGCGCTTCCTCGCTTATGTGAGCGGCGCCTACACCGACGCGAAGTACAAGAAGTTCGACAACGCGCCCTGCCCGCCCGAGCTGTCGGGCGGCACGCTCCAGCCGGCGGGCGCCACGCCGGACTATTCGCAGCCGGGCGTCCCCGGTGCGCTCAGCCCGCGCCAGTGCGACATCTCCGGCCAGCGCCTCCCCGGCGTCTCGCGCTGGTCCGCCTCCTTCGGCGCCGAGGCCAACATCCCGGTCGCGCTGCTGGCGAACGAGGGCCAGGCATATATCGGCACCGACGGCAATTACCGCTCGCACTGGAACTCGAACGCCTCGCCGTCGGTCTATACCGAGGTGAAGGGCTATATCGTGACCAACTTCCGCGCCGGCTTCCGCACCGAGCGGTTCGACGTCTTCGGCTGGGTCCGCAACGCCTTCGACAAGAAATATATCGATCTGTTGCAGGTCGCCCCCGGCAATGTCGGCCTGATCGCCGGCACCCTCGGCGACCAGCGCACCTGGGGTGCGACCGTCAAGGCGAAGTTCTGA
- a CDS encoding TonB-dependent receptor (PFAM: TonB-dependent receptor; TonB-dependent receptor, plug), protein MVSRYALALCSVASVLLTASPAFAQKSAAAATEADAQGDIIVTARQRAEPLQKVPDSITLLSADMIEKAGINSTADLGRFVPNLYFRDGHRGGASAITVRGLITPQGGEMPIALVVDGVQLSGNDYFLQDLLDVENIQVLQGPQGALYGQGAVAGAVIITTRQPTDEFQIYAKAGYGSGDNFTGVARISGPLVNDRLYFKLLGSFREADGVIKDANGVPRDYAHRYLVRGEIKYDHEATRATAALSYGRDRNGAIYQDYAPVVNGVVQPDDPGLGITSDIVGVDRVRRFSSSLRIEQDIGDGALALTTAYNTLDQVTRGDADWTAADRFSQYNLNDYRLFNGDLRYTSKSDQRLRYVFGAFYQKRRIEEAVQVAFLPGSGRTGFAVDTRDTQRSEAWALFGQLNYDVTSKLELTTALRYDDNNRKFFNIGTNVKMRAKFNKLQPKVSLAYKWTDGLMTYATYAQGFRSGGFNTAASLFAGPIIAAEKSNNYELGFKARLPLHSNLTASFYRIDVKDAQFYFASSIPPSQNTINIKSVKITGGEVQLSSNPIKPLRIDLGVGVSHSEIQDFNGTGFNDGNIFPTVPAYSIRGSISYAIPVGEDLTITPRVDTYERGRLFFDAANLVRSGPINLTDLRLNVETGPWEFSGFVTNVGNTRYGETVTPTSGLRTINAPRTYGFSVSFRH, encoded by the coding sequence CGGACATGATCGAGAAGGCCGGGATCAACTCGACCGCCGATCTCGGCCGCTTCGTGCCCAACCTCTATTTCCGCGACGGCCACCGGGGCGGCGCCTCGGCGATCACCGTCCGGGGCCTGATCACGCCGCAGGGCGGCGAGATGCCGATCGCGCTGGTCGTCGATGGCGTGCAGCTTTCGGGCAACGACTATTTCCTCCAGGACCTGCTCGACGTCGAGAACATCCAGGTGCTGCAGGGGCCGCAGGGCGCGCTCTACGGCCAGGGCGCGGTCGCCGGCGCGGTGATCATCACCACCCGCCAGCCGACCGACGAGTTCCAGATCTACGCGAAGGCGGGATATGGCAGCGGCGACAACTTCACCGGCGTCGCCCGCATCTCCGGCCCGCTGGTCAACGACCGGCTCTATTTCAAGCTGCTCGGATCGTTCCGCGAGGCCGACGGCGTGATCAAGGACGCGAACGGCGTGCCCCGCGACTATGCGCATCGCTATCTGGTGCGCGGCGAGATCAAATATGATCATGAGGCGACGCGCGCCACGGCGGCGCTGAGCTATGGCCGCGACCGCAATGGCGCGATCTACCAGGATTATGCGCCGGTCGTGAACGGCGTGGTCCAGCCCGACGACCCCGGCCTCGGCATCACCAGCGACATCGTCGGCGTCGACCGGGTCAGGCGCTTCTCCAGCTCGCTCAGGATCGAGCAGGACATCGGCGACGGCGCGCTGGCGCTGACCACCGCCTACAACACGCTCGACCAGGTGACGCGCGGCGACGCCGACTGGACCGCGGCGGACCGCTTCTCGCAATATAATCTGAACGACTATCGGCTGTTCAACGGCGACCTCCGCTACACCTCGAAGAGCGACCAGCGGCTGCGCTACGTGTTCGGCGCCTTCTACCAGAAGCGCCGGATCGAGGAGGCGGTGCAGGTCGCCTTCCTGCCCGGCTCGGGCCGGACGGGCTTCGCGGTCGACACCCGCGACACCCAGCGCAGCGAGGCGTGGGCGCTGTTCGGGCAGCTCAACTATGACGTCACCAGCAAGCTCGAGCTGACCACCGCGCTGCGCTACGACGACAACAACCGCAAATTCTTCAACATCGGCACCAATGTGAAGATGCGGGCCAAGTTCAACAAATTGCAGCCCAAGGTGTCGCTGGCCTACAAGTGGACCGACGGCCTGATGACCTATGCGACCTATGCGCAGGGCTTCAGGAGCGGCGGCTTCAACACGGCGGCGTCGCTGTTCGCCGGGCCGATCATCGCGGCGGAGAAGTCGAACAACTACGAGCTCGGCTTCAAGGCGCGCCTGCCGCTCCATTCGAACCTGACGGCGTCCTTCTACCGCATCGACGTCAAGGACGCGCAATTCTACTTCGCGTCGTCGATCCCGCCGTCGCAGAACACGATCAACATCAAGTCGGTGAAGATCACCGGCGGCGAGGTGCAGCTTTCGTCCAACCCGATCAAGCCGCTGCGCATCGACCTGGGCGTCGGCGTCAGCCATTCCGAGATCCAGGATTTCAACGGCACCGGCTTCAACGACGGCAACATCTTCCCGACGGTGCCGGCCTATTCGATCCGCGGATCGATCAGCTACGCCATCCCGGTGGGCGAGGACCTGACCATCACTCCGCGCGTCGACACCTATGAGCGCGGCCGGCTGTTCTTCGACGCCGCCAACCTGGTGCGGTCGGGGCCGATCAACCTGACCGACCTCCGGCTCAACGTCGAGACCGGGCCGTGGGAGTTCTCCGGCTTCGTCACCAATGTCGGCAACACCCGCTATGGCGAGACGGTGACGCCGACCAGCGGGCTGCGGACGATCAATGCGCCGCGGACCTATGGCTTCTCGGTGAGTTTCCGTCATTAA
- a CDS encoding major facilitator superfamily MFS_1 (PFAM: major facilitator superfamily MFS_1), translating to MPMTERTQHPRAWLFVGIFTFCYLVSSLDRYVVNLTIQPIATSLHLDDVQISMLVGLAFTLFYSTAGLLLGALVDRYDRRVIVVCGIVIWTMATAFTGLAWSYASLLLARILVGTGEAALSPSAYSIIAETFPPAKLSRPTSIYFLGGAIGPGISLVLGGLMLGVAEHLNQAQALGWLDNEPWRFVLLLAAAPGALAALAVFLFVTDPRRSRPAPERARPATSLVGELRTKPALYAALLIGVSAVSVQINGLAVWWPTHALRSFGWPLTQSGVWFGGALAGGALIGIALGGSLGTAMSRRLGERGVSLAMALLSAGALIPMAGATLIPDPMMQFGAVALSLALAFAVNCLAPTAFQLAASPDVRGRIAALYVSVGTVVGAGVGPVLVAFIGQMRIGGAPAGLGVGLASVGFGSGLCMILAFAWASRSGASRTV from the coding sequence ATGCCGATGACCGAGCGAACGCAGCATCCACGGGCCTGGCTGTTCGTCGGCATCTTCACCTTCTGCTATCTGGTGTCGTCGCTCGACCGTTATGTCGTCAACCTGACGATCCAGCCGATCGCCACCAGCCTGCACCTGGACGACGTCCAGATCAGCATGCTGGTGGGACTGGCCTTCACGCTGTTCTATTCGACGGCGGGGCTGCTGCTCGGGGCGCTCGTCGACCGCTACGACCGGCGGGTCATCGTCGTCTGCGGGATCGTCATCTGGACGATGGCGACCGCGTTCACCGGCCTCGCCTGGAGCTATGCGTCGCTGCTGCTGGCGCGCATCCTGGTCGGGACGGGCGAGGCGGCGCTGTCGCCCTCGGCCTATTCGATCATCGCCGAGACCTTTCCGCCGGCGAAGCTCAGCCGGCCGACCAGCATCTATTTCCTCGGCGGGGCGATCGGGCCCGGCATATCGCTCGTCCTCGGCGGGCTGATGCTGGGCGTCGCCGAACATCTCAACCAGGCCCAGGCGCTCGGCTGGCTCGACAATGAGCCGTGGCGCTTCGTGCTGCTGCTCGCGGCGGCTCCGGGCGCGCTGGCGGCGCTGGCGGTGTTCCTGTTCGTCACCGATCCGCGCCGGTCGCGGCCCGCGCCCGAGCGCGCCAGGCCCGCGACCAGCCTGGTCGGGGAACTGCGCACCAAGCCGGCGCTCTATGCGGCGCTGCTGATCGGCGTGAGCGCCGTGTCGGTCCAGATCAACGGGCTCGCCGTGTGGTGGCCGACCCATGCGCTGCGCAGCTTCGGCTGGCCGCTGACGCAGAGCGGCGTCTGGTTCGGCGGGGCGCTGGCCGGCGGCGCGCTGATCGGCATCGCCCTGGGCGGGTCGCTCGGCACGGCGATGAGCCGCCGGCTCGGCGAGCGCGGCGTCAGTCTGGCGATGGCGCTGCTGTCGGCGGGCGCGCTGATCCCGATGGCGGGCGCGACGCTGATCCCCGATCCGATGATGCAGTTCGGCGCGGTCGCGCTGTCGCTCGCGCTCGCCTTCGCGGTCAACTGCCTGGCGCCGACCGCCTTCCAGCTCGCCGCCAGCCCCGACGTGCGCGGGCGGATCGCGGCGCTCTACGTCAGCGTCGGGACCGTGGTCGGCGCCGGCGTGGGGCCGGTGCTGGTCGCCTTCATCGGCCAGATGCGGATCGGCGGCGCTCCGGCGGGGCTGGGCGTCGGGCTCGCCAGCGTCGGTTTCGGCAGCGGCCTGTGCATGATCCTCGCCTTCGCCTGGGCGAGCCGGAGCGGCGCCTCCCGGACGGTTTAG
- a CDS encoding orotidine-5'-phosphate decarboxylase (TIGRFAM: orotidine 5'-phosphate decarboxylase~PFAM: Orotidine 5'-phosphate decarboxylase): MTRSPIYVAIDTPDIARAREIAARVRNHVGGIKLGLEFFSAHGQAGVREMAALDLPVFLDLKLHDIPNTVAKAVQALASLKPAILTVHAAGGLAMMEDAKAAAPAGTKVVAVTVLTSLDGNDLDSIGVAPDTHAQVERLTLLARQAGLDGVVCSGNEVKAARKLWPQGFFVVPGIRPADGNGHADQKRVMTPRQALDQGASILVIGRPITQAEDPDHAARAIEATL, translated from the coding sequence ATGACCCGCAGCCCCATCTATGTGGCGATCGACACGCCCGACATCGCCCGCGCCAGGGAGATCGCCGCGCGCGTCCGCAACCATGTCGGCGGGATCAAGCTGGGGCTCGAATTCTTCTCGGCGCATGGCCAGGCCGGGGTGCGGGAGATGGCGGCGCTCGACCTGCCCGTCTTCCTCGACCTCAAGCTCCACGACATCCCCAACACCGTCGCCAAGGCGGTGCAGGCGCTCGCGAGCCTGAAGCCCGCGATCCTGACCGTCCACGCGGCCGGCGGGCTGGCGATGATGGAGGACGCCAAGGCGGCGGCCCCGGCCGGCACCAAGGTCGTCGCGGTGACCGTGCTCACCAGCCTCGACGGCAACGACCTCGATTCGATCGGCGTCGCCCCCGACACCCATGCCCAGGTCGAGCGGCTCACCCTGCTCGCCAGGCAGGCCGGGCTCGACGGCGTGGTCTGCTCGGGCAACGAGGTGAAGGCCGCCCGCAAATTGTGGCCGCAGGGCTTCTTCGTCGTCCCCGGCATCCGTCCGGCCGACGGCAACGGCCATGCCGACCAGAAGCGCGTCATGACGCCGCGCCAGGCGCTCGACCAGGGCGCCTCGATCCTCGTCATCGGCCGCCCGATCACCCAGGCCGAGGACCCCGACCACGCCGCCCGCGCGATCGAGGCGACGCTCTGA
- a CDS encoding protein of unknown function DUF81 (PFAM: protein of unknown function DUF81), whose product MFSFLLPELTFAHIEALAPFIAVGFVAQVVDGALGMAFGVITNTLLVSVIGIAPARASASVHLVETFTTAASAVSHIAQRNVDWRLFARLVLPGMLGGILGAYLLANIDGSVARPFVMAYLVGIGVYLLWRAWRMDHGAEHKPAKVIAPLGLVGGFLDAAGGGGWGPVVTSNLLVQGTEPRRTIGTVNTAEFFLTSTISLTFVATLGLQAFTIAAVGLIIGGLLAAPIGALLVKRIPAKRLLTMVGIVLVATSVFSLWKALA is encoded by the coding sequence ATGTTCTCCTTCTTGCTTCCCGAACTGACCTTCGCCCATATCGAGGCGCTGGCGCCGTTCATCGCCGTCGGCTTCGTGGCGCAGGTCGTCGACGGCGCGCTCGGCATGGCGTTCGGCGTCATCACCAATACGCTGCTGGTCAGCGTCATCGGCATCGCCCCGGCGCGCGCCTCCGCCAGCGTCCATCTGGTCGAGACCTTCACCACCGCCGCCTCGGCGGTCAGCCACATCGCCCAGCGCAACGTCGACTGGCGGCTGTTCGCGCGGCTCGTCCTGCCCGGCATGCTCGGCGGCATCCTCGGCGCCTATCTGCTCGCCAATATCGACGGCTCGGTCGCGCGGCCGTTCGTGATGGCCTATTTGGTCGGGATCGGCGTCTACCTGCTGTGGCGCGCCTGGCGGATGGACCATGGCGCCGAGCACAAGCCGGCGAAGGTCATCGCCCCGCTCGGCCTGGTCGGCGGCTTCCTCGACGCAGCGGGCGGCGGCGGCTGGGGGCCGGTCGTGACCTCGAACCTGCTGGTCCAGGGCACCGAGCCCCGCCGCACGATCGGCACGGTCAACACCGCCGAGTTCTTCCTGACCTCGACCATCTCGCTGACCTTCGTCGCGACGCTCGGACTGCAGGCCTTCACCATCGCGGCGGTCGGCCTGATCATCGGCGGCCTGCTCGCGGCGCCGATCGGCGCGCTGCTGGTCAAGCGCATCCCGGCGAAGCGGCTGCTGACGATGGTCGGCATCGTCCTCGTCGCGACCAGCGTCTTCAGCCTGTGGAAGGCACTGGCCTAA
- a CDS encoding Patatin (PFAM: Patatin) — MREKELRLALVCYGGVSLAVYMHGITKELWRLARASRAFHDGAAASTGSEAIYRRLLEQIEAEKGVRVRALIDVIAGASAGGLNGIFLGHAVSTGQSLEPLTTLWLEKADVEVLLDPDARPLRWFTKLWALPFAWMLARKRGGTVERTVSAETRAEVRRKLSGFVRARWFHPPFGGVTFTNLILDAFDAMAKGPVGPPLLPDRQPLDVSVTVTDFHGYDQRLRLHSPALAEEREHRLTIGFTDRGIGERRLADPIELAFAGRATASFPGAFPPFNVAEMDKVLKVRRRDWHGREAFLHRIFPSAAASGSPEDLVLIDGSVLANAPFGPAIDALRNRPARREVDRRFLYLDPTANAQAPPERHSDGVVRLPGFFATIFGAMSTIPREQPIRDNLELIEQRSARIAQTKRIIDAIRPEVEAAVEAAMGRQILLYRPSPERLGSWRSRAHEQAARQAGFTYAGYGQLKLSIIANELASTIALIGGGDDDSFRHAARAGIGAHMRDKGFEEPDALSGGATAEPLLEFFRQHDLGFRIRRLRFLADRLTEIETGNGGSDEAALQAARDAIYGSLAPFLNLQMRDHYERPVAAAAQHFAGDPATALASIAATRALEALDVETDRAIAAVLPRLSRTDRRSLLLGYLGFSFFDLATLSLMRLQGAQEFHAIQVDRISPDDCASIRGGGAAATLRGIEFNLFGAFFSRAYRENDYLWGRLHGAERMIDVLISTIPAGETLAEEDVVAVKRRLFHAILDEERDRLKTIPDQIATIESEIGPST; from the coding sequence ATGCGGGAGAAGGAACTGCGGCTCGCGCTGGTCTGCTATGGCGGGGTCAGCCTGGCCGTGTACATGCACGGGATCACCAAGGAGCTGTGGCGGCTCGCTCGCGCCAGCCGCGCCTTCCACGACGGGGCCGCCGCCTCGACCGGCAGCGAGGCGATCTATCGCCGCCTGCTCGAACAGATCGAGGCGGAGAAGGGCGTCCGCGTCCGCGCCCTGATCGACGTCATCGCCGGCGCCAGCGCGGGCGGGCTCAACGGCATCTTCCTCGGCCATGCCGTCTCGACCGGCCAGTCGCTCGAACCGCTCACCACCCTGTGGCTGGAAAAGGCCGATGTGGAGGTGCTGCTCGATCCCGACGCGCGGCCGCTGCGCTGGTTCACCAAGCTGTGGGCGCTGCCCTTCGCCTGGATGCTGGCGCGCAAGCGCGGCGGCACGGTCGAGCGCACCGTGTCGGCCGAGACGCGGGCCGAGGTCCGCCGCAAGCTGTCGGGCTTCGTCCGGGCGCGCTGGTTCCACCCGCCGTTCGGCGGCGTCACCTTCACCAACCTGATCCTCGACGCCTTCGACGCGATGGCGAAGGGCCCCGTCGGGCCGCCGCTGCTGCCCGATCGCCAGCCGCTCGACGTCTCGGTCACCGTCACCGACTTCCACGGCTACGACCAGCGGCTGCGGCTGCACAGCCCGGCGCTGGCCGAGGAGCGCGAGCATCGCCTGACGATCGGCTTCACCGATCGCGGCATCGGCGAGCGGCGGCTCGCCGACCCGATCGAGCTGGCCTTCGCGGGCCGCGCCACCGCCAGCTTCCCCGGTGCCTTCCCGCCCTTCAACGTCGCCGAGATGGACAAGGTGCTGAAGGTCCGCAGGCGCGACTGGCACGGCCGCGAGGCCTTCCTCCACCGCATCTTCCCCAGCGCGGCGGCGAGCGGCAGTCCCGAGGACCTGGTGCTGATCGACGGATCGGTGCTCGCCAACGCGCCCTTCGGCCCGGCGATCGACGCGCTGCGCAACCGCCCGGCGCGGCGCGAGGTCGACCGGCGCTTCCTCTATCTCGACCCGACCGCCAACGCGCAGGCCCCGCCCGAGCGGCACAGCGACGGCGTCGTCCGCCTGCCCGGCTTCTTCGCGACCATCTTCGGCGCGATGTCGACCATCCCGCGCGAGCAGCCGATCCGCGACAATCTCGAGCTGATCGAGCAGCGCTCGGCCCGCATCGCCCAGACCAAGCGGATCATCGACGCGATCCGGCCGGAGGTCGAGGCGGCGGTCGAGGCCGCGATGGGCCGGCAGATCCTGCTCTACCGCCCCAGCCCGGAGCGGCTCGGAAGCTGGCGGTCGCGCGCGCATGAGCAGGCCGCGCGCCAGGCGGGGTTCACCTATGCCGGCTACGGGCAGCTCAAGCTGTCGATCATCGCCAACGAGCTCGCCTCGACGATCGCGCTGATCGGCGGCGGCGACGACGACAGCTTCCGCCACGCGGCGCGGGCGGGGATCGGCGCCCATATGCGCGACAAGGGCTTCGAGGAGCCCGACGCGCTCAGCGGCGGCGCCACCGCCGAGCCGCTGCTCGAATTCTTTCGCCAGCACGACCTCGGCTTCCGCATCCGCCGGCTGCGCTTCCTGGCCGACCGGCTGACCGAGATCGAGACCGGCAACGGCGGCAGCGACGAGGCGGCGCTCCAGGCCGCGCGCGACGCGATCTACGGTTCGCTGGCGCCCTTCCTCAACCTCCAGATGCGCGATCATTATGAACGGCCGGTCGCCGCCGCCGCGCAGCATTTCGCCGGCGATCCCGCAACCGCGCTCGCCAGCATCGCCGCGACCCGCGCGCTCGAGGCGCTCGACGTCGAGACCGACCGGGCGATCGCCGCGGTGCTGCCGCGCCTGTCCAGGACCGATCGCCGCAGCCTGCTGCTCGGCTATCTCGGCTTCAGCTTCTTCGACCTCGCCACCCTGTCGCTGATGCGGCTGCAGGGCGCGCAGGAATTCCACGCCATCCAGGTCGACCGCATCTCCCCCGACGATTGCGCGTCGATCCGGGGCGGCGGCGCGGCGGCGACGCTCAGGGGGATCGAGTTCAACCTGTTCGGCGCCTTCTTCAGCCGCGCCTATCGGGAGAACGACTATCTGTGGGGCCGCCTCCATGGCGCCGAGCGGATGATCGACGTGCTGATCTCGACCATCCCGGCGGGCGAGACCCTCGCCGAGGAGGACGTCGTCGCCGTCAAGCGCCGCCTGTTCCACGCGATCCTCGACGAGGAGCGCGACCGGCTGAAGACGATTCCCGACCAGATCGCGACGATCGAGAGCGAGATCGGACCGAGCACGTAA